A region of the Candidatus Dadabacteria bacterium genome:
CGGGTAACGGTTGTTACCCGGACCACTCTCAAGGAGAGCAATTCGTATTGGGCGCAGGGCGGAATTGCGGCGGCGGTTGACGCGGGCGACTCCACTTTTCTGCACAGGGATGACACCCTGAAGGCGGGTTGCGGCCTTTGCTCGGAGACGGCGGTTGAGGCGCTGGTGTGCGAGGGCAGGGAGAGGGTGATTGAGATGGCGGATTTCGGAATGGAGTTTGATGTTTCAGACCGGGGTTTTGACCTCGGCCTTGAGGGGGGCCATTCAAAGCGGCGGGTTCTGCATGCGGGCGGCGCGGCGACCGGCAGAAAAATGGTTGATTTTCTCATATCGTCCGTGTCGCGCTCGGAGAATGTAACGATTATGGAGCAGACCGGGGTGGAGGGGCTTATGTATGCGGGCGGCAGTTGCCTCGGCGCGTGGGTTGTTCGCGGCGGAGAGCGCGGCGCGGCGCGGGCTCGCTCCACCATACTTGCCACGGGAGGGGCGGCGGCGCTTTTTGCCCGGACGACCAACCCCCGGTCGGCGAGGGGGGACGGCATTTCCATGGCTTATGAGGCGGGCGCGGAGATAATGGACATGGAGTTTGTGCAGTTTCACCCTACGGCGTTTCACTCTCCCGGCGGCGGCGCGAGTTTTCTCATATCCGAAGCCCTGAGGGGGGAGGGGGGCCGCCTTGTGAACGCAAGCGGCGAAAAGTTTATGGAGGGGGCGCACCCCCTCGGAGACCTTGCTCCCAGAGATGCGGTTTCAAAGGCGATACATCTGGAGACGGGCCGGGGGCCCGTTTACCTTGATTTGACCGGGGTTGACCCCGCCGTCATAAAAAACAGGTTTGCAGACATTCGCCGCATGTGCCTTGACAGCGGCGTTGACTGCCTCACGCAGCCCATACCGGTTGCCCCGGCGGCTCACTACACCATCGGCGGCGTCCGCACGGGGCTTTTCGGCGAGACCAGCCTTAAAGGTCTGTTCTGCTGCGGCGAGACCGCATGCACGGGCGTCCACGGCGCAAACCGCCTTGCGAGCAACTCGCTTCTTGAGTGCCTTGTTTTTTCAAGAAGGTCGGCGCTGGGCGCGCTTGAAAACGGCGGCACGGGTAGCCTTGCCTCCCCTGAGTCCGCCGCTCCTCCCCCCCTTCCGCGCGAAGAGGCCGCCGGAGACGGGACGCTTGCCGAAAAAGCCTCGGATATGTTAGGCGTTGTCCGGAGCGGAGAGAAGATAAGGGAGTTTGTCTCCGTCCTTGAGGGTGTTCTTGACCGGACGGGCGGGCGGTCGCGCGCGGCGGGTCTTTATATGATGATGGCGCGCGCGGCGCTAATGAGGGAGGAGTCAAGGGGGGTTCACATACGGGAGGATTTCCCCGAGACCGACCCCGCGCTTTGCCGCCACAGTATTTTCAGTAAGAATGCGGGCGGGCTGGTTCCCGGCTGGGAGGACTTGTGAAGATTGAGAGAAAGCCGCCGGTTCTTGACCGGGAAAAGGTTGACGCCCTCATAGAGGCGGCCGTCCGGGAGGACATTGGCGGCGGGGACGTTACCACGGAGTTGTTGTTTGAAACCGATGTTGAGTGCGGCGCGGCGGTGCGCTCAAAGCAGCGCGGCATTCTTGCGGGTCTCGGTGTGGCAAAGACCGTTTTTGAGAAACTGGACAAAAACCTTGCCTGGCGGTCGCGTGTGAAAGACGGGGACGCGCTGGAGGCCGGTGATGAAATCGTTTTCATAACCGGCTCACAGAGGCACATACTTTCGGGCGAGAGGCTCGCGCTCAACATCCTTCAGCGCATGAGCGGAATAGCCACTTTCACCTCCCGTTTTGTTGAGGCGGTGCGGGGAACAGGCGTAAGAATAATGGACACCCGCAAGACGGCTCCGGGTTTGAGGGAACTTGAAAAATACGCCGTCCGCATGGGCGGCGGCGAAAACCACCGGTTCGGGCTTTATGACGGCATACTGATAAAAGACAACCATATTAAACTTGCCGGAGGGGTCGCCGGGGCTGTGTCAAAAGCGCGGCGGAGGGCGGAAGAGGCGGAGGAGAATTATGTTCGTTTCCCGCTTGAGGTGGAGGCGAAGGAACTCTCTCAGGTTACCGAGGCCGTTGCCGCCGGGGCGGATATTGTTATGCTGGACAATATGAGCGCGGAGCAGATGAAAGAGGCGGTCGCCCTTGCGAAGGGGAAGGTTCTGCTTGAGGCGTCGGGCGGGGTTACGCTTGAAAATGTGAGAGAGGTTGCTGAAACCGGCGTTGATATTATATCGGTCGGGGCGCTCACACATTCCGCGCCCGCGCTGGATATCAGTTTGGATATGGTTTGAAGGCGGCTCCGCCCCCCGTTTGTGTGCTATAGTCAAATTGCAATGGTTCGCAAAACATCGGCAAAATCAGAAACAGTTTTGATTACAGGCGGGGGCGGGCTTTTGGGAACCGCAACGCGAAGGGCTTTTGAAAACATCAACTGGCCGGTGAAGACTCTTGACCTGCGCCCGTGCGACCTTGACGGGCATCCCGTGGATTGTATGAGTGACATAACCTCTAATGACCTTAATGCTTTGCTGAAAGGGGTTGCCGGAGTTGTTCACTTTGCCGCAGTGTCAAGGGTGTGTGATGCCGAGAGAAACCCTGAGGTATGTAGCCATGTCAATCTGTATGGCGTTTTGCGGTTGCTCAGGGCAGTGGCCGCGTCGGGTTGTCGGTGGTTTATTTTTGGCAGTAGCCGCGAGGTGTATGGAGAGCCCTCATTTTTTCCTGTTTGTGAAACGGCGGCATTAAGTCCGATAAACCACTACGGGCGGATAAAAGCGGAGGGGGAGCGTCTGGTAACGGAGTATTGTCGTAAAGACGGAGTGACTCATTCGGTTCTCAGATTCTCAAATGTTTACGGCCACCCCGGCGACCACCCCACCAGACTGCTCAACTCCTTTATCCGCAACGCCTTGGGCGGCAAGCCTCTGGAGATTCACGGTGGCGGGCAGGTGTTTGATTTTACCCATGTAGAGGATGCGGCAAACGCTGTTGTCATGACCGCAAAACATCTTCACGGCGGTGGGGCTTCACTTCCGCCAATGCATGTTCTGCCGGGGGAGCCGACCGGCATAGAGGACCTTGCGGAACTTGTGCGGAAAACAGCGGGCGGCAACTCCGGCATTGTCTACGGGCGGGGCAGAGATTATGATGTCAGTCGCTTTTATGGCGACCCCTCGCTTATAAGGGAAAAACTGGGATTCTCCTGCAAAATCTTCATAGCGGAAGGGGTTAAGCTTGCCGTAAGAAGTTTTGAAAGGTGTTCGGGGTAAAGGATGAAAGCACTGCTGGTAATACACGGCTATCCGAGGCGCTACAATGCGGGCTCAGAGGTTTACACCCAGACGCTGGCGCATGCCTTGAGTGACAAGGGTTGCGAGGTGGAGGTATTTGCAAGACAGGAAGACCCCTTTCTGCCAGACTATACACTGCAAACGGAAACAGACCCTGTCAGAGATAACATTCCGGTTCACTTGGTCAACCACGCGCGGTCAAACTCGCGCTTTCAGAACCATCACATTGACAAGGTGTTTGAGCGCGTCATTCATTCCGCCTCGCCGGATATTGTTCATTTCGGGCATCTTAACCATCTTTCCATGGGGTTGCCCTTGGTCGCGAAATCATGCGGGTTGCCAGTGGTTTTCACCCTACATGATTTCTGGCTTATGTGTCCGCGCGGGCAGTTTCTGCAATGCGGACTTTCCAGCGGCGAGCCATGGAGTATCTGCGACGGTCAGGAAAACCGGAAGTGCGCCACGCAGTGCTACAACCGTTTCATTGAGGGCGTCCGCCCTGATGAGGAAACGCGTTACTGGGAGCGGTGGATTGGCAACAGAATGGAACAGGCCCATCGCACATGCGACAACGTGGACCTGTTCATCGCGCCGTCCCGTCATCTTATGTGCAGATATGTGAATGAGTTCGGCCTTGAAGAGGAAAAAACGGTTTTTACGGACTACGGCTTTGATCGTGACCGCTACAAAGGGCGCCAACGCGAATGTGAAAAAGATTTTGTTTTCGGGTTCATCGGACGCCACTCTCCGTCAAAGGGAATTCACCTTCTTATAGAGGCATTCTCCGGTATTCCGGGCGGAGCCCGCTTGCGCATCTGGGGAAGGGCCGAAGGACAACTGACCGCTTCGCTGAAGCACCAAGCCGCAGATTACCCGAATACCGCATCGCGCATAGAGTGGATGTCCGAATACCGCAATGAGGATATTGTCAGGGATGTTTTCAACCGTTGCGACTGTATTGTTGTTCCGTCAATATGGGATGAAAACTCACCCCTCGTGATTCATGAAGCCCAGCAATGCCGCGTGCCGGTTATTACCGCAAGCCACGGGGGGATGGGCGAATATGTCAAAAACGGGGAGAACGGCCTGACTTTCAGACACCGCGACTCGGACGACCTACGCACGGCGATGCGCGCGGCAGTGGCAGACCCGGTTTCGCTCAAACGCATGGGAAAGCGCGGCTACCTGTTTTCCGATGACGGTCAAATTCCCTGCGCTCGGCGGCATGCGGATGAAGTTTTGCGACACTACGGGCGCTTGACACAAGGCGCGTCTCAATCCGGGCGGGAGGCAAGCAGTTGACCGGCGGCATGGGGGATTTGAAGTGCCTCGCCTCGCCTTGGCGCATAACCTTTGACACCAACCCGGATGACTGCAACCTTGGTTGCGTCATGTGTGAAGAGCATTCCGCATACAGCCCGCGGAAACAGGCGCGCGCAAGCGGAAGGGTTCCGCGCCGACGCATGTCCATTGAGACAGTTGAGCGTGTCATTGAGGAGTGCGCGCCAGCGGGGCTGAGAGAAATTATTCCCTCCACAATGGGCGAGCCACTGATGTATAAGCACATGCCGCGCATTATTGATTTGTGCCGGAAGCATGGTGTAAAAATGAACCTGACCACCAACGGCACCTTTCCCGGACTTGGCGCGCAAAGGTGGGCGGAACTTATTGTCCCTATAGGGTCTGATGTGAAGATCAGTTGGAACGGAGCGGACGCGCAATCTCAAAGCATCGTCATGGTCGGCAATAATTTTGAAAAAAATCTTGAAAATCTCAGAACCTTTGTGCGGACGCGCGACAGGCATGCGGCGGGCGGCGGAAACTACTGTTCCGTAACTCTGCAAATGACCTTTATGGAAATGAACCTTCCTCAGGTTCCGCAGGTTGTGGAACTGGCTGTTGCGGAAGGCGTTGACAGGGTGAAGGGACACCATCTCTGGGCGCATTTCAGGGAGATTGCCGGTCAGGACTTGCGCCGCAACAGTGATTCCATCACGCGCTGGAATACAATTGCTCGGCAGTGCCGCCGTATTGCCGAAGAAAGGCGGCTACCGAACGGCAAGCGTATTCGCTTGGAAAATATCTATGAGATTGACCCCGGTCATGGCGGCGAGTTGCACCCGGACGCCCGATGCCCTTTTCTCGGTCAGGAGGCATGGGTGAACCATGCGGGGCGTTTCGACCCTTGTTGCGCGCCCGATACATTGCGCCGCACGTTGGGTGATTTTGGCAATGTGTCTGGCAAGGGGCTGTTGCCTATATGGAACAGCCCGGAATACAAAGACCTAATTAAAGATTACATGCGGCACGAGGTTTGTCGGAAGTGCAACATGCGCAAACCGCCGCTGGAGTTCGCATAGGTTTGAAAGAGGAAGCGCAAATTATCGGCGGCAAAAACGCCTTCGACCACATTGGAAAAGCGATGGATGTAATCCCGCCTGATGCCTTGGCGGCGGCGGTGATGCGCCACGCCGAGAGGGGTAAAATACCTGAGGGAGAGCACGGCAATGACGTGTTGTTGACGGCACGGGGCGAGCGCGATGCCGTAGAGGCGGGAAAAATAATGCGGGGTGGAATCTCCCGGATACTGCACAGCCCGGTGCCGCGCTGTCGGCAAACGGCGGACGGTTTGCGGAGAGGCGGCGGTTCGGGGAGTGTCCCTGAAGAATGGTTGGGATTGCGGTGTGATATCTATGTTTCAAACTTTGAGGTGGCGGAAACCACCCTGTCCCGTCTGGTATCGGAAAAAGATTTTTACGACCATTTCATCAAACGCATGTCGGAGTGCGGCGATAAAATTCCGTATCCGGGTTTTAGCCCTCCGTTTTCCGCAACAGTGGAACTTATGAAAGGCATTATTGGCTCTCGAAGGCGCGGGCTGTGCGTCGGCATCACTCACGACTGGCTTGTTAATGTTGCCGTTTCATACGCAACGGGAAGGATTGTCAGCCGGGCTGATGACAGTTATGCGAATTATCTGGACGCGCTGTTTATTTGGAAAGCCGATTCTTGCTGGATGTATTATCACAAGGGAAGAATCAGGAAATGTCCGATTTCCTTTACTTCCTTCATAGAGCGGCAATGATAATGGAGAACAGTTCTGTGGGCCGCTATTGAAATTCAAATGAATTCTGAGCAGTGGAAAAACACCGCGCCCGCGCCTGAGGGCACTCATCACTTGAAAGTCCTCGGTGGTGAAGCCCTGTATCCGGCAAGATACGACAAGGTTTTGCCGTTTCGCGCCCCCGGGCTTGCAGCGGCGCAACTGGGCGCCGGTGGGTTTCACATCCTGCCAGACGGCAACCCGGCATACTCGGAGCGTTTCACTCGCGCCTTTAATTTCTATGAGGGTCTGGCGGCGGTCATGCTCCAGCGCGAGTGGTTTCACATACATCCGGACGGAGGCAGCGCATACGGGGGAACATGGAACTGGTGCGGCAATTTTCAGCGGCAACGCTGTCCGGTCAGAGATGCGCGGGGACGCTATTACCACATACGCAAAAATGGCGAACCGCTTCCGGGCGGCCCGCATCTCTATGCGGGTGATTTCAGGGAGTGTGTTGCTGTGGTTCGCTCTCCGGACGGCTTGTGTCGGCACGTTGATTCGGAGGGCAGGTTTGTTAATACGGGTGCATTTTTTGACCTGGATGTTCCTCACAAAGGATATGCGTGCGCCCGTGACGCGGGCGGCTGGTTTCATATAGACAAAGACGGAAATGATGCTTCGGGCGGTCACCGTTACCGGTATCTTGAGCCTTTCTACAACGGACAGGCGCTTGCCAGAAAGCAGGATGGCGAGATGGTTGTTATAGACGAGAGCGGAGAAATCCGCATTTTTATAGGCGGGTAGAAATCAGCCGGGTTGCATGAAGTCAGCGTGTCATTCCGGAAACCTCTGGCAATGCGACTTGGCGTAAGGCTCGGACTTCCGCCCCCCGTTTCTATGCTATAATCAAAACCGCAATGGCTGGTGAAACGGCGGAGACTGCGCGGCGTATAGAATCTCTCAAAAGAGACAAGAACGCCGTTATTCTGGCGCACAACTACCAGATTCCAGAAGTGCAGGACGTGGCGGACTATGTCGGAGACTCGCTCGGCCTCTCTCAACTGGCGGCGCGCACCGACGCCGACATCATAGTTTTCTGCGGCGTCCACTTCATGGCGGAAACGGCAAGCATCATCTCGCCGGAAAAAAAGGTTTTAATCCCAGACACAGCGGCGGGCTGCTCGCTGTCCGACACCATCACCGCCGACCAGTTGAGAGAATGGAAGGACGAACATCCGGGCGCGGTGGTGGTTTCATACGTGAACACATCGGCGGAGGTGAAGTCTGAAAGCGACTACTGCGTTACCTCCTCAAACGCCGTCCGGGTGGTGGAATCAATCCCCCCGGACAGAAAAATACTGTTTCTGCCGGACATATTTCTGGGGTCATACGTTGCCAAGGTTACGGGCAGGGAAATGGAGATCTGGCCCGGCGAGTGCCATGTTCACACCGGCATTAAAGTCGGCGACATCAAACGCGCAAAAGACGAGCATCCGGGCGCGGAAGTGGTGGTTCATCCCGAATGCGGCTGCACAACCCACTACCTCTACCACGGCGCGGGGAAGGGCGATGTCAGGTTTCTCTCAACCTCCGGAATGACGGAGCGCGCCCGCAGCGGCGGAGACGAGTTCATTGTCGCCACCGAAACGGGAATGCTTCACCGCCTCAGAAAAGACAACCCCGGCAAAAAGTTTTTTCCGGCAAGCGCCGAAGCCGTTTGCGAGTATATGAAAATGATAACCCTTGACAAGGTTCTGCGCTCCCTTGAGGAGGAAATCTTTGAGGTGAAAGTTCCCGAAGAACTGGCGCAGAGGGCAAAGAAGCCCATAGACAGAATGCTCGGAGTTCCCACGGGCTGAATTATTCAGCCGCCTCTCTCGCTCCCACTTCCCTGTCAAGCATAAGCAGGGCGGCGGGGTTGTCTCCCGCCATTTTCAGACTGTCCAGAATGTCTGTGGCGGTTTTCTCCTCTTCAACCTGCTCCTCTATAAACCACTCAAGCATCACGGCGGTCGCAGAATCCTTCTCGGCAACCGCAAGCCGGTGAAGGTCATGTATCATCTGCGTTACCTTGCGCTCGTGTTTGAGGGCCTCCTCAAACATCTTTGCGGGGCCGCCGAAAGACGATTTGGGCTTGGCTATCGCCCCCAGTTCCACACGCCCGCCCCTGTCAAGAACAAAGTCAAACAGTTTCATCGCGTGGGCGGTTTCCTCCTCGCTCTGTTTCCTCATCCACCTGCCGAAGCCCGGAAAGCCTCCGGCTTCGCAGTCGGCAGCCATGGACAGATACAGGTATGAGGCGTAAAACTCGGCGTTTACCTGCTTGTTTACGGCGGTCTGAAGCTTTTTTCCTATGGTCATATCCCTGTTTTCCTCCCGGTTCACTCATTATAAGGGCGCGCGGGGCGGCTTTCAACTTGAGAATTTTTCCCCCGCCCAGTTGATAAGCGTTGCGGCGTGCTTATATAATGTTATGTGAATGGTCAAACGAGGCGCGCCGCGCCAGGGAGAGTTCTCAAATCATGAGCTCCGAAAAAATCTCCAAAGACATGCCGATGCTTCCCCTGAGGGATGTCGTTATGTTTCCGCACATGGTCGCCCCCCTGTTTGTGGGGCGCGCGCGCTCAATCAAGGCGATTGAAGAGGCCGAGAATGCCGACAAGGAAATCTTCCTGTGCACCCAGATGGACGCGAGTGAAAACGAGCCCAAAACTGAAGACATTTACTCCACGGGCGTCATAGGCACGGTCGCCCAGATGCTCCGCCTGCCGGACGGAACGGTGAAGGTTCTGGTTGAGGGCAAAAAGAGGGGGCGCATAGAGCAATACATTGAGACATCGGACTTCTACAAGGTCAGGGTGTCGGTCATTGAAGAGTCGCGGGGCGCAGAAAGCGTTGAGGGGGACGCGCTCAGAAGGTCGGTTCTCAAGGCGTTTGAGGGCTACATAAAACTCAACAGAAAAATACCGGGCGAGGTCTTCTCAACCGTTTCGGCAATTGAAGACATGGGACGCCTTTCGGATACGGTGGCCTCCCACCTGAACCTCAAAATTACCGACAAGCAGGAACTGCTTGAGACCGGAGACCCCGAAGAGAGGATGAAAAAACTGCACGAGAAGATGCAGGAAGAGGTGGAGATTCTTGAGATAGAAAAGAGGATAGGCAAGCGGGTGCGCAGGCAGATGGAGAAATCCCAGAGGGAGTACTATCTGACCGAGCAGATGAAGGCGATACAGAAGGAACTCGGCGAAAAGGACGACATGAAGTCCGATGTTCAGGAGATTGAGGCGAAACTCAAGGACAAGGGGCTTCCCAAAGAGGTTGAGGAGAGGGTCAAAAAGGAACTGAAAAAACTCAAGATGATGCCTTCAATGTCCGCCGAGGCAACCGTTGTCAGAAACTATGTTGACTGGATAATGGACCTCCCGTGGACCAAGGAGCACACCAAAGACCGCCTGGACATAAAAGAGGCGAGGAGCATACTTGAAGAAGACCACTACGGCCTCAGAGACCCCAAGGACAGAATTCTTGAATACCTTTCGGTGCGGACGCTCACCGAGAAGATTCGCGGCCCCATACTTTGCTTTGTGGGTCCTCCGGGGGTGGGAAAAACCTCCCTTGCCAAGTCCATAGCCCGCTCAATGGGGAGGAAGTTCGTCCGTGTCTCCCTTGGCGGGGTGCGGGACGAGTCCGAGATTCGCGGCCACAGGAGAACCTACATAGGCGCGCTTCCCGGAAAAATCATTCAGGGAATGAAAAAGGCGGGCACAATCAACCCTGTGTTCCTGCTTGACGAGATAGACAAACTGGGGATGGACTTCCGGGGCGACCCGGCGTCCGCCCTGCTTGAGTGCCTTGACCCGGAGCAGAACTCCAACTTCAACGACCACTACATAGAGGCGGATTACGACCTGTCCAAAGTTCTGTTCATAGCCACGGCGAACATCACTCACACCATTCCGTGGGCGCTTCAGGACAGGATGGAGATCATCCGCATACCGGGCTACACCGAGGATGAGAAACTGCACATCGCCAAAAAGTTTCTGCTCGGCAAGCAGACAAAAGAGCACGGGCTGGAGGATTCCCTGACGGGTGTCGCCGACACCGCGCTTCTTGAGATAATCCGCCGCTACACGCGGGAGGCCGGGGTGCGCACGCTTGAGCGCGAGATAGCCAAACTTTGCAGAAAGGTGGCAAGGAAGGTCGCCGAGACCGAAGGCGGCAAGTCCCGCTCCAAAGTCAGGGTAACGGCAAAGAACATCGGCGGCTATCTGGGCGTTCCCAAGTTCAAGCACGGCGAGATAGAAGAAGATGACCAGATAGGGGCGGTAACCGGCCTTGCGTGGACCGAGGTGGGCGGCGAGTTGCTCACCATAGAGGTTACGATAGTTCCCGGAAAGGGGGGGTTCACGGTTACGGGAGTCAAGCCGGAGGGCGAAAACGTGATGAAGGAATCCGCCCGCGCGGCCATGAGTTACGTGCGCTCGCGCGGCGCGCAGCTGGGGCTGGACAGGGATTTCTACCAGATGGTTGACATACACATTCACGCCCCGGAGGGCGCGACCCCCAAGGACGGCCCCTCCGCCGGGATAGCGATTGTTACCGCCATTGTGTCCGCCCTGCTCAAAAAACCGGTCAGGCGCGACATTGCGATGACCGGCGAGATAACGCTTCGCGGGCGGGTGCTGCCCATAGGCGGGCTGAAGGAGAAAATCCTTGCCGCCCAGCGCGGAAAGGTCAAAACCGTGCTTCTCCCGCAGGAGAATGAGAAAGACCTTGAGGACGTTCCCGCGGAGGTTAAGAAAGGTGTTGAGATTAAACTTGTTGAGCACATGGACAAGGTTCTTGAGGAGGCAATAATTTCCGATGAGCCGTTGCTCAAGAGTTTTGTCTCCCCGTTTGAAGCCAAGGGGGCCATCGGGGTTTCCGGGACGAAAATGAACTGATGAAAGCGGTGGTTTACAACAAACCGGGCGATGTGAGCGTTGAAAATGTCGCCGACCCCGCCATAAAAGACGGGCGCGATGCGATAGTGCGTGTTACAAAGAGCGCCGTTTGCGGCTCAGACCTTCATTTCTACAGGGGGGTTGTCCCCATGGATGAGGGTTTTGTCGTGGGGCATGAGTTCATGGGCGTTGTTGAAGACGCCGGAAAGGACGCAAGGGGGCTGAAAAAGGGCGACAGGGTTGTGGCTCCGTTCTGGGTCAGTTGCGGGGGTTGCGCAAACTGCCACAACCATTTTCCGACTTCATGCACGGGGGGCGGCGGTTGCTTTGGTTTCGGCGAGGCGTTCGGGGGATACGGCGGCGGGCAGGCGGAGTTTGTCCGGGTGGCGCTTGCCGACACCACGCTTGAGAAAGTTCCCGAAAGTGTTGAGGACGAGAAACTTCTTTTTCTCGGTGATGTTTTCTCAACGGCGTATTTCTGCGCCGAGTGGGCGGACATCAAACCCGGCGGTGTGGTGGTGGTTTTCGGAGACGGCCCCCTCGGGCTTCTTGCGACCGCTTCGGCGCGGCTTTTCAGTCCTTCAAAGGTGATAACTGTCGGCCACCATGATTACCGGCTGGGCATGGCAAAGAGCGCGGGGGCGGATTTTGTCATCAACTCTTCAAATGAAGACCCGGCGGAGAGGGTTATGGAGATTACCGGCGGCCTCGGCGCAGACTCCGCGTGCGAGTGCATCGGTTCGGAGTCCGCTCTTCTTGAAACCTTCAAGGTTGTCCGTCCGGGCGGCGTAATATCGTTTATCGGTCTGTTTCTTGAGCCTGTGGCAATACCGATGCTTGATTTTTATCTTAAAAATTTCACTCTGCGCGGCGGGGTCTGCCCGGCGAAGAATTACATCTCAAAACTCCTTCCTCTCGTTGAGAGCGGGAGGGTTGACCCGTCTTTCATCATCTCCCACGACTTGCCGCTTTCCGACACTCCGAAGGGGTATGAACTTATGGACAAGAGGATGGAAAATGCGGTCAAGGTCGTTTTGACCCCCTGATGAGGGTGTTTTTCCGGAATAACTCCTGTTTTCCCGTTTTATGTATAATTTGGCGTTATGGAATACAAGGTTGTTTTACAGCATTCCGAAGAGGGATACAGCATTTCCTGCCCCGGTCTTCCGGGTTGCGTCTCACAGGGTGAAACGGAGGCGGAGGCGCTTGCAAACATACGCGAGGCGATTTGTGACTATCTGGCGGTTGTGGATGAGAATTGTAAAGGGAAATACATCCGCAAAGTTGAAGTCGCCGTTTAGCAATGCCGAAACCCACTGGGACGAATTCATAAGGGAAGTGCCGCTGGACAGATAGGGGAAAATCCGGGGCAGAGACTTCCCATACCTGACCAAATGGGGTAACTTTCAAGTGAAAACGGCTGGAAGAATACTGGTTATGCGGCTTTCTGTAGCACTTTCAGGGTATTAGTAAAATGGCGATTTGGGTGGCAAGGGCTGGAAAACATGGGGGAGAAGAAGACCTCGCTCTTGAGCAAGGACGGGCGTTCATTGGTTGGACTCATCTCGGCGATTTGTCCGACATACATACACGAGAACAAATACGCGAACTCTTGGAGAAAAAATATCCAGATTGGAACTCCTATAAAGTGGGGAACCATACGGGGCAGATATTTAGGTTCATCAAGGAGATTCAAGTTGGTGATTTGCTCGCGTTACCCCTAAAAAAACGACCTACAATTGCGTTTGGAGAGGTTGTCGGTGACTATGAGTATATAGGTGGTAATCCCGAAAGTGCTCATCACAGTAGAAAAGTAAAATGGAAAAGTGAGCCAATTCCACGGAGTGCTTTTGATAAGGACCTTCTCTATGCCTTTGGCTCCCTATTAACTGTCTTTCGTGTGAACAAAAACAAGGAAGATAGAATAAAAGCGGTCATAGAGGGAAAGCCACAGCCAGAGGAAGAGACTGATAATACAGGGGATGAAGAGCAGGCACTTCCTGATTTGGCACAGTTGGCACATGATCAAGTCAGCGATTTTATCGGTTACAAATTCAAAAGTCATCGCATGGAAGATTTGGTTGCTGAAGTTTTGAAAGCTCAAGGTTTCGAAGTTCGCCCCAATCCGAGAAAGGGGTCCGATGGCGGTGTAGATATTCTGGCAGGACGAGGGTCAATGGGATTTGATGAACCTCGTCTTTGCGTTCAGGTGAAGTCAGGTGATACGCCGATTAACTCTACGACCTATAATGAATTGAAAGGTGTTATGCAGAAATTTGGTGCCACGCATGGGCTCTTGGTCTCATGGGGTGGTTTTAATCGCAATGTGGAGGAGGAAGCCAAGCGCGATTTTTTCAATATCCGCTTGTGGAATGCGGAAGATCTTGTCAATGAAATTCAGGATGTTTACTCTAACCTTCCAAAAGAGATTCAAGCCGAGCTACCTATGCAACAAATCTGGCTGTTGGTGGATGAGGATTGAATCTTCATGCTAGACTGTGAAATCAGTTTTGCAAGTTTAACCCCGACTACAAAATCCTTTTCTGCATTCCCGAAGGCGTT
Encoded here:
- a CDS encoding methyltransferase; this translates as MNSEQWKNTAPAPEGTHHLKVLGGEALYPARYDKVLPFRAPGLAAAQLGAGGFHILPDGNPAYSERFTRAFNFYEGLAAVMLQREWFHIHPDGGSAYGGTWNWCGNFQRQRCPVRDARGRYYHIRKNGEPLPGGPHLYAGDFRECVAVVRSPDGLCRHVDSEGRFVNTGAFFDLDVPHKGYACARDAGGWFHIDKDGNDASGGHRYRYLEPFYNGQALARKQDGEMVVIDESGEIRIFIGG
- a CDS encoding ferritin; amino-acid sequence: MTIGKKLQTAVNKQVNAEFYASYLYLSMAADCEAGGFPGFGRWMRKQSEEETAHAMKLFDFVLDRGGRVELGAIAKPKSSFGGPAKMFEEALKHERKVTQMIHDLHRLAVAEKDSATAVMLEWFIEEQVEEEKTATDILDSLKMAGDNPAALLMLDREVGAREAAE
- the lon gene encoding endopeptidase La; this translates as MSSEKISKDMPMLPLRDVVMFPHMVAPLFVGRARSIKAIEEAENADKEIFLCTQMDASENEPKTEDIYSTGVIGTVAQMLRLPDGTVKVLVEGKKRGRIEQYIETSDFYKVRVSVIEESRGAESVEGDALRRSVLKAFEGYIKLNRKIPGEVFSTVSAIEDMGRLSDTVASHLNLKITDKQELLETGDPEERMKKLHEKMQEEVEILEIEKRIGKRVRRQMEKSQREYYLTEQMKAIQKELGEKDDMKSDVQEIEAKLKDKGLPKEVEERVKKELKKLKMMPSMSAEATVVRNYVDWIMDLPWTKEHTKDRLDIKEARSILEEDHYGLRDPKDRILEYLSVRTLTEKIRGPILCFVGPPGVGKTSLAKSIARSMGRKFVRVSLGGVRDESEIRGHRRTYIGALPGKIIQGMKKAGTINPVFLLDEIDKLGMDFRGDPASALLECLDPEQNSNFNDHYIEADYDLSKVLFIATANITHTIPWALQDRMEIIRIPGYTEDEKLHIAKKFLLGKQTKEHGLEDSLTGVADTALLEIIRRYTREAGVRTLEREIAKLCRKVARKVAETEGGKSRSKVRVTAKNIGGYLGVPKFKHGEIEEDDQIGAVTGLAWTEVGGELLTIEVTIVPGKGGFTVTGVKPEGENVMKESARAAMSYVRSRGAQLGLDRDFYQMVDIHIHAPEGATPKDGPSAGIAIVTAIVSALLKKPVRRDIAMTGEITLRGRVLPIGGLKEKILAAQRGKVKTVLLPQENEKDLEDVPAEVKKGVEIKLVEHMDKVLEEAIISDEPLLKSFVSPFEAKGAIGVSGTKMN
- the nadA gene encoding quinolinate synthase NadA, which produces MIKTAMAGETAETARRIESLKRDKNAVILAHNYQIPEVQDVADYVGDSLGLSQLAARTDADIIVFCGVHFMAETASIISPEKKVLIPDTAAGCSLSDTITADQLREWKDEHPGAVVVSYVNTSAEVKSESDYCVTSSNAVRVVESIPPDRKILFLPDIFLGSYVAKVTGREMEIWPGECHVHTGIKVGDIKRAKDEHPGAEVVVHPECGCTTHYLYHGAGKGDVRFLSTSGMTERARSGGDEFIVATETGMLHRLRKDNPGKKFFPASAEAVCEYMKMITLDKVLRSLEEEIFEVKVPEELAQRAKKPIDRMLGVPTG
- a CDS encoding histidine phosphatase family protein codes for the protein MKEEAQIIGGKNAFDHIGKAMDVIPPDALAAAVMRHAERGKIPEGEHGNDVLLTARGERDAVEAGKIMRGGISRILHSPVPRCRQTADGLRRGGGSGSVPEEWLGLRCDIYVSNFEVAETTLSRLVSEKDFYDHFIKRMSECGDKIPYPGFSPPFSATVELMKGIIGSRRRGLCVGITHDWLVNVAVSYATGRIVSRADDSYANYLDALFIWKADSCWMYYHKGRIRKCPISFTSFIERQ